The following coding sequences lie in one Danio rerio strain Tuebingen ecotype United States chromosome 3, GRCz12tu, whole genome shotgun sequence genomic window:
- the arl6ip1 gene encoding ADP-ribosylation factor-like protein 6-interacting protein 1, whose translation MAEGDNKSANLLAQETSQLEEQLQGWGEVILAGDQILRWEKPWFPGALVSVTTILFTLIYYLDPSVLTGLSCTVMILCLADYLVPTLAPRVFGSNKWTTEQQQRFHEICGNLVKTQRRVLGWWKRLFALKEEKPKMYFLSVISSLVAVAWIGQQVHNLFLTYLIVSFLLLLPGLNQHGIITKYAGMAKREINKLLKQKEKKNE comes from the exons ATGGCTGAGGGCGACAATAAAAGTGCAAATCTGTTG GCTCAAGAGACGAGTCAGTTGGAAGAGCAACTGCAGGGATGGGGAGAGGTCATCCTGGCTGGAGATCAGATCCTGCGCTGGGAGAAGCCATGGTTCCCTGGTGCATTAGTGAGCGTTACTACAATCCTCTTCAC GCTGATCTACTACCTGGACCCCTCTGTGCTCACTGGTCTGTCCTGCACTGTCATGATCCTGTGCCTGGCTGATTACCTTGTGCCCACTCTTGCTCCTCGTGTCTTTGGTTCCAACAAATG GACCACAGAACAGCAGCAGCGTTTTCATGAGATCTGTGGAAACCTTGTGAAGACTCAGCGCCGTGTGCTCGGCTGGTGGAAACGTCTGTTTGCCCTGAAGGAAGAAAAGCCAAAAATG TATTTCCTCTCTGTGATCAGCAGTCTTGTGGCTGTGGCCTGGATTGGACAACAAGTTCATAACCTCTTCCTCACCTACCTGATAG TGAGTTTCCTTCTGCTGCTTCCTGGCCTCAACCAGCATGGCATCATCACCAAATATGCTGGCATGGCAAAGAGAGAAATCAACAAACTTCTTAAACAGAAGGAGAAGAAGAACGAGTAA